From the Accumulibacter sp. genome, one window contains:
- a CDS encoding heavy metal translocating P-type ATPase gives MTSGGYRNLHIVHRLRRRVRLVAPPLARDDERCCIVEILLRKRPGVRDVRAVPALGSLAIHYDPRQLPEARLLTSVDDLIGRLAACPPARPPVVRAAADAPLQESSLAIEGLSCASCALLIELSLRRDPRVHLANVNFAAQTAVVRGTIGRDEVFALVNGLGYRAQAMDTVAQRRLLVEREKARLAQAKRRVVVAAALTAPVMALGMAMHRSPALRLLEFALATPVLFGPGRDIFGKAWQMARQRSANMDSLVAIGAGSAYLYSLPGLFLSSHHVYFEAAAGIVSFVLLGRFLEERAKGQASEAIRKLIELQVTTAVVLRDGREEVVPIDLVVVGDLLRVRPGERIPADGVVVAGSSEVDEALLSGESLPVGKGCGDPVHAGCVNGNGSFTLRATAVGADTVLAGIVRLVDQAQGSKLPVQKLADRIAQRFVPAVAGVAGLTLGGWLLAGSPPATALAHAIAVLLIACPCALGLATPTAIMVGTGQAARRGIYIRNGEALESAAGLNTLVFDKTGTITEGRPAVTDFFPAANADRVRLLALMAAAEAGSEHFLGRAIVAWCATQAIVPAACSEFTAIPGRGVRAVCDHRTMLIGNSALLAEAGIDCAASEAQAAALADQGRTPVFVAVDGHALALLAIADQPRAGAREAIERLHRLGIETVMATGDVAAVARQIARQVGIGRVVARATPADKLALIRDLQRQGRRVGMIGDGINDAPALTAADVGLAIGSAADIALEAADITLVGGDIGRVTATIELSRQTMRIIRQNLFWALGYNVVAIPVAAAGRLSPMIASAAMALSSVSVVSNSLRLQKN, from the coding sequence ATGACTTCCGGCGGCTACCGCAACCTGCACATCGTGCACCGGCTGCGGCGCCGGGTGCGCCTGGTTGCGCCACCGCTGGCACGCGACGACGAGCGCTGCTGCATCGTCGAGATCCTGCTGCGCAAGCGGCCCGGAGTTCGCGACGTACGTGCCGTTCCGGCTCTCGGCTCGCTGGCGATCCACTACGATCCGCGCCAACTGCCCGAAGCCCGCCTGCTGACCAGCGTCGACGACCTGATCGGCCGCCTCGCCGCCTGCCCGCCGGCGCGACCGCCGGTTGTCCGTGCCGCTGCCGACGCACCGCTGCAGGAATCCTCACTGGCCATTGAAGGCCTGAGCTGCGCCTCGTGCGCCCTGCTGATCGAACTCTCGCTGCGCCGTGATCCGCGCGTCCATCTGGCGAACGTCAATTTCGCCGCGCAGACGGCCGTCGTGCGCGGCACGATCGGCCGCGACGAGGTTTTCGCGCTGGTCAACGGGCTCGGCTACCGGGCACAGGCGATGGATACGGTGGCCCAGCGCCGCCTGCTCGTTGAACGCGAGAAGGCGAGACTCGCGCAGGCAAAGCGGCGCGTCGTCGTCGCCGCAGCCCTGACCGCGCCGGTGATGGCGCTCGGCATGGCCATGCATCGCTCACCCGCGCTGCGCCTGCTCGAGTTCGCCCTGGCAACGCCGGTGCTCTTCGGCCCTGGCCGCGACATCTTCGGCAAGGCCTGGCAGATGGCGCGGCAGCGGAGCGCCAACATGGACTCGCTGGTCGCGATCGGCGCCGGTTCTGCCTACCTGTACAGCCTGCCGGGCCTTTTCCTCAGCTCGCACCATGTCTATTTCGAGGCCGCCGCCGGCATCGTCAGCTTCGTCCTCCTCGGCCGCTTCCTTGAGGAACGCGCCAAGGGGCAGGCCAGCGAAGCGATCCGCAAGCTGATCGAGCTGCAGGTGACGACCGCCGTCGTCCTGCGCGACGGTCGCGAAGAGGTGGTGCCGATCGACTTGGTCGTCGTCGGCGACCTGCTGCGCGTGCGCCCCGGCGAGCGCATTCCGGCTGATGGCGTCGTCGTCGCCGGCAGCTCGGAAGTCGACGAGGCGCTGCTCAGTGGCGAGTCGCTGCCGGTCGGCAAGGGCTGCGGCGATCCGGTCCATGCCGGCTGCGTCAACGGCAACGGCAGTTTCACGCTGCGTGCGACCGCGGTCGGTGCCGACACCGTGCTCGCCGGCATCGTCCGCCTGGTCGACCAGGCACAGGGCAGCAAGCTGCCGGTGCAGAAACTGGCCGACCGCATCGCGCAACGCTTCGTTCCTGCCGTCGCCGGCGTCGCCGGGCTGACCCTTGGCGGCTGGCTGCTCGCCGGCAGTCCGCCGGCGACGGCGCTGGCGCACGCCATCGCCGTCCTGCTCATCGCCTGCCCGTGTGCGCTCGGTCTGGCGACGCCAACGGCGATCATGGTCGGTACCGGCCAAGCCGCGCGGCGCGGCATCTACATCCGCAATGGCGAGGCGCTGGAGAGCGCTGCCGGGCTGAACACGCTGGTCTTCGACAAGACCGGGACGATCACCGAAGGCCGACCGGCGGTCACCGACTTCTTCCCGGCCGCGAACGCCGACCGGGTCAGGCTGCTGGCGCTCATGGCAGCTGCCGAGGCCGGCTCCGAGCACTTCCTCGGCCGGGCGATTGTCGCCTGGTGCGCGACCCAGGCGATCGTTCCAGCAGCATGCAGCGAATTCACGGCGATCCCCGGGCGCGGCGTGCGCGCCGTCTGCGACCACCGGACGATGCTGATCGGCAACTCGGCGCTGCTCGCCGAGGCCGGCATCGACTGTGCTGCCAGCGAGGCGCAGGCGGCGGCGCTCGCCGACCAGGGCCGGACACCGGTCTTCGTCGCCGTCGACGGCCATGCGCTCGCGCTGCTGGCGATCGCCGACCAGCCGCGCGCCGGCGCGCGCGAGGCGATCGAACGACTGCATCGCCTCGGCATCGAGACGGTGATGGCCACTGGCGACGTCGCCGCCGTCGCCCGCCAGATCGCGCGCCAGGTGGGGATCGGGCGCGTCGTCGCGCGCGCCACGCCGGCCGACAAGCTGGCCCTGATCCGCGACCTGCAGCGCCAGGGGAGGCGCGTCGGCATGATCGGCGACGGCATCAACGACGCGCCGGCGCTGACCGCCGCCGACGTCGGGCTGGCCATCGGCAGCGCGGCCGACATCGCCCTCGAGGCGGCCGACATCACCCTCGTCGGTGGCGACATCGGCCGCGTCACGGCGACGATCGAGCTGTCCCGGCAGACGATGCGAATCATCCGCCAGAATCTGTTCTGGGCCCTCGGCTACAACGTCGTGGCGATTCCGGTCGCCGCCGCCGGCCGCCTCAGCCCGATGATCGCCTCGGCGGCGATGGCGCTGTCGTCGGTTTCCGTCGTCAGCAACTCGCTGCGCCTGCAAAAGAACTGA
- a CDS encoding sulfite exporter TauE/SafE family protein, which yields MDHTQHQALAEFSYWLAFMTGILGSGHCLGMCGGLVSGFFIKLGARSFAPYLAYHLTRVGVYALIGLLAAALGTVLVQTGAFGKLQGLLQIVAGCIVILLGLDLLGVSPWRNTLAFAPVDWLRRQFVSASARGVLPGAMIGGAINGLMPCSMTMAMAIKATTAPSVVEGGLLLLAFGAGTLPSMLSASFLFGRLGVRTRGWLLRGAALFVIVLGLTTVWQGIRYYVVMQRLAG from the coding sequence TTGGACCACACGCAGCATCAGGCACTGGCCGAGTTCTCCTACTGGCTCGCCTTCATGACCGGCATCCTCGGCAGCGGTCACTGCCTCGGCATGTGCGGCGGGCTCGTCTCCGGCTTCTTCATCAAGCTCGGCGCGCGCAGCTTCGCGCCCTATCTCGCTTACCACCTGACGCGCGTCGGCGTCTATGCGTTGATCGGCCTGCTGGCGGCGGCGCTCGGCACGGTCCTCGTGCAGACCGGCGCCTTCGGCAAGCTGCAGGGACTGTTGCAGATCGTCGCCGGCTGCATCGTCATCCTGCTCGGCCTCGACCTGCTCGGCGTTTCACCATGGCGCAACACGCTCGCCTTCGCCCCGGTCGACTGGCTGCGCCGCCAGTTCGTCAGTGCCAGCGCGCGCGGCGTGCTGCCGGGAGCGATGATCGGCGGTGCGATCAACGGTCTCATGCCGTGCTCGATGACGATGGCAATGGCAATCAAGGCCACCACCGCACCCTCGGTCGTCGAAGGCGGTCTGTTGCTGCTCGCCTTCGGCGCAGGCACGCTGCCGTCGATGCTCTCGGCGAGTTTCCTCTTCGGCAGGCTCGGCGTGCGCACGCGCGGCTGGCTGTTGCGCGGCGCCGCGCTGTTCGTCATCGTCCTCGGTCTGACGACCGTCTGGCAGGGCATCCGCTATTACGTCGTGATGCAGCGACTGGCCGGCTGA
- a CDS encoding nitrous oxide reductase accessory protein NosL: MKRRDLLKLSLAASGLLATGAEAQPACATDGTPAQFIPKKVADPRPADSDLEKFPKCPYCGMDRRQFHHSRMLLQYSDDLPDGVCSLHCAAISLAVNVDREPKTIWVADNASSAEAKPLLVVDQATFLVGSRIRAVMSRRSKVAYGSEAAARAAMAENGGELANFDQALLAAYTDMSQDVAMIRRSREERRQRAAGRPHG; this comes from the coding sequence GTGAAACGCCGTGATCTGCTGAAACTCTCGCTGGCCGCGAGCGGCCTGCTCGCCACCGGCGCCGAGGCGCAACCCGCCTGTGCCACCGACGGCACCCCGGCGCAATTCATCCCGAAGAAGGTGGCCGATCCCCGACCGGCCGACAGCGACCTCGAGAAATTCCCCAAATGCCCGTATTGCGGCATGGATCGTCGCCAGTTCCATCATTCGCGCATGCTGCTGCAGTACAGCGACGATCTGCCCGACGGCGTCTGCTCACTGCATTGCGCGGCAATCAGCCTGGCGGTGAATGTCGACCGCGAACCGAAGACCATCTGGGTCGCCGACAACGCGTCAAGCGCCGAGGCCAAGCCTCTGCTCGTCGTCGATCAGGCCACCTTTCTGGTCGGCAGCCGCATCCGGGCGGTGATGAGCAGGCGCAGCAAGGTGGCATACGGCAGCGAAGCGGCTGCGCGGGCGGCGATGGCGGAAAACGGCGGCGAACTCGCAAACTTCGACCAGGCGCTGCTCGCCGCCTACACCGACATGTCGCAGGATGTCGCGATGATCCGCAGGAGCCGTGAGGAGCGGCGACAGCGGGCGGCTGGCCGACCGCACGGCTGA
- a CDS encoding nitrous oxide reductase accessory protein NosL, with product MSSRPARWLVAGALWLAAGLALASALPPKPGERDLCPVCGMLVSRYPNWIAVVAYRDGQAHFFDGAKDLFKYLGNLTRHAPGRSTGDIASIWVTEYYGLTRIDARRAFYVTGSDVTGPMGHEFVPFATRADAEEFLKEHRGRRIVAFREATAELAARVDKGLFD from the coding sequence ATGTCGTCGCGACCGGCGCGCTGGCTGGTTGCCGGGGCACTCTGGCTGGCCGCCGGCCTCGCGCTGGCGAGCGCGTTGCCACCGAAGCCGGGCGAGCGTGACCTCTGCCCGGTCTGCGGCATGCTCGTCTCGCGCTACCCGAACTGGATCGCGGTGGTCGCCTACCGTGATGGCCAGGCACACTTCTTCGATGGCGCCAAAGACCTCTTCAAGTACCTCGGCAACCTGACGCGCCACGCGCCTGGCCGCAGCACCGGCGACATCGCCAGCATCTGGGTCACCGAGTACTACGGACTGACCCGCATCGACGCCCGCCGCGCCTTCTACGTCACCGGTTCCGACGTAACCGGGCCGATGGGGCACGAGTTCGTTCCCTTCGCGACACGCGCCGATGCGGAAGAGTTTCTCAAGGAACACCGCGGCCGCCGCATTGTTGCCTTCCGCGAGGCGACCGCAGAACTGGCGGCACGCGTCGACAAGGGGCTCTTCGACTGA